A region of the Bacteroidota bacterium genome:
TATTGGGCACATCGAAAACGGTATTTTTGGCAAAGACCAGGTGAGGGGGAATCTTGTTACGCTGATGGACGGCGACGACCGCTGGCATCCAGACAAACTCCGGCTCGAATGGCAAGCCTTGCAACAAAACCCGCGCGCAAAAACCGCCTACTCCGGGGTCAACCTGATTGATGCGCAGGGTAATGTGATCGGGACCTGGATGGATCCTTCAGGCAAGCCACCTCCTTCCGGAGATGTCTTTTTGCAAACGCTTGCCAAACGATTCTTTCCCAATACGGTCAGCCTGTTTAGAAATCAGCTGATCTACACTGATGTTATGCGGGAGTTGGGCTACAAAGGGCATCACAAACGCCTGATTCACGCAGACTGGAATCTGAAAATCAAGCTGGCTGCCAGGGCAGAGGTGGCTTATTCTGGCAAACCTCTCGTGGATTATCGACAACACGGCACAAGCATCCATAAAGTGAAAAACGATCACCTGTACGTGTCTGCACAGCATGTGATTGCCAAAAACATAGCATTGCTTCGTACACGTACAGATGCTGAAATTGATTACGTGCTAGCCGGCATCAATGCCCTCATGATTCGTCTTGCTACGCGCTGCAATAAACCGATAATCTCTTTTTCCAGAGCAAACATTTTCCCACCCAAAGTACTGGGCAACAGTTTATCGCA
Encoded here:
- a CDS encoding glycosyltransferase, with product MDAGLPGQMNTATATPQISVVVFSYNFGPFIGECLESLVRQTLRPAEIIVCDDCSTDNAWDIIQQYKTAYPDLFRIFRHEVNIGHIENGIFGKDQVRGNLVTLMDGDDRWHPDKLRLEWQALQQNPRAKTAYSGVNLIDAQGNVIGTWMDPSGKPPPSGDVFLQTLAKRFFPNTVSLFRNQLIYTDVMRELGYKGHHKRLIHADWNLKIKLAARAEVAYSGKPLVDYRQHGTSIHKVKNDHLYVSAQHVIAKNIALLRTRTDAEIDYVLAGINALMIRLATRCNKPIISFSRANIFPPKVLGNSLSHAGGQFLRSVIGLLPGIQHADTAFEQRAGEMPAKSCIQTRIDVPAYMPALQAEAMLSGLKPGDAVTGAIPYSKSMDALLREQQMKMVMVLRDPRDAAVAHAQHVTATPAHPFHAFYA